A section of the Vibrio vulnificus CMCP6 genome encodes:
- a CDS encoding type IV pilus modification PilV family protein yields MICKQSGFSLIEVLISFLLIGIGALGLIKLQVYMERKADFAERSIEALNLAEQKLEWFRTRGISDAMSSISGADFSTDFSAGSSAVASGYNVYWNVPSSSVSGALKTIEIKTTWTDRLGDSHSIELKTMISKYSEFDM; encoded by the coding sequence TGCTGATCTCTTTTCTACTTATTGGTATCGGAGCCTTGGGGTTGATAAAACTTCAAGTGTACATGGAGCGTAAAGCTGATTTTGCTGAGAGGAGCATTGAGGCGCTCAACTTAGCAGAACAAAAACTCGAATGGTTTCGGACACGTGGTATTTCTGATGCTATGTCATCTATTTCTGGGGCTGACTTTTCGACAGATTTCTCTGCGGGAAGTTCTGCTGTTGCTAGTGGTTACAACGTGTATTGGAATGTTCCTAGCAGTAGTGTTTCCGGTGCCTTAAAAACAATAGAGATAAAAACTACGTGGACGGATCGGCTAGGTGATTCGCACTCTATTGAGCTTAAAACAATGATTTCCAAATACAGCGAATTTGATATGTGA